In Pedobacter sp. SL55, the following proteins share a genomic window:
- the lepA gene encoding translation elongation factor 4 — protein MKNIRNFCIIAHIDHGKSTLADRLLEYTNTISQREAQAQLLDNMDLERERGITIKSHAIQMNYKLDGQEYVFNLIDTPGHVDFSYEVSRSIAACEGALLIVDASQGIQAQTISNLYLALEHDLEIIPILNKMDLPGAMPEEVKDQIIDLIGCKREDIIPASGKTGMGIPDILQAIVDRVPAPVGDPEAPLQALIFDSVFNSFRGIIAYYKVVHGEIKKGDKVKFINTGKEYLADEVGILKLDMSPRPSVKTGDVGYIISGIKEAREVKVGDTITTVARPATDAIQGFEEVKPMVFAGIYPVDTDEYEELREAMHKLQLNDASIVFEPESSAALGFGFRCGFLGMLHMEIIQERLEREFDMTVITTVPNVSYKAYTTKSDEIIVNNPSDLPDPSKLDRVEEPFIKANIITKAEFVGPVMSLCIQKRGIIVNQSYLTSDRVELIFEMPMGEIVFDFYDKLKTISKGYASFDYHQTGYRKSDLVRLDMLLNEEPVDALSSLIHRSNAYDFGKKICEKLRELIPRQQFEIKIQASIGAKVIARETLSALRKDVTAKCYGGDISRKRKLLEKQKKGKKRMRQVGNVEIPQTAFMAVLKLD, from the coding sequence ATGAAGAATATACGTAATTTCTGCATAATTGCACATATTGACCACGGTAAGAGCACTTTGGCCGACCGTTTATTAGAATATACCAACACTATTTCGCAACGCGAAGCACAAGCGCAGTTGTTAGATAATATGGATTTGGAGCGTGAGCGTGGCATTACCATTAAAAGCCATGCCATACAAATGAACTATAAATTAGATGGACAAGAATATGTGTTCAACCTAATTGATACTCCCGGACACGTAGATTTTTCTTATGAAGTTTCTCGTTCTATTGCTGCTTGCGAAGGCGCTTTGTTAATTGTAGATGCTTCGCAAGGTATACAGGCACAAACTATTTCTAACCTTTATTTGGCTTTAGAGCACGATTTGGAAATTATTCCAATCTTAAATAAAATGGATTTACCCGGTGCAATGCCAGAGGAAGTAAAAGATCAGATAATTGATTTAATTGGTTGTAAGAGAGAGGATATTATTCCAGCTTCTGGTAAAACAGGTATGGGTATTCCTGATATTTTACAAGCCATTGTAGATCGTGTTCCAGCACCAGTTGGAGATCCAGAGGCACCATTGCAAGCTTTAATTTTTGATAGTGTTTTTAACTCTTTCAGAGGTATTATTGCCTACTATAAAGTAGTGCATGGCGAAATAAAAAAAGGCGACAAAGTAAAATTCATCAATACAGGTAAAGAATATCTGGCTGATGAAGTTGGTATCTTAAAGTTAGATATGTCTCCTCGCCCATCGGTAAAAACCGGCGATGTAGGATATATCATTTCTGGTATTAAGGAAGCACGTGAAGTAAAAGTTGGCGATACAATTACCACCGTTGCCAGACCAGCTACAGATGCGATACAAGGTTTTGAAGAAGTAAAGCCAATGGTATTTGCGGGCATTTATCCAGTAGATACCGATGAATATGAAGAATTAAGAGAGGCAATGCACAAGTTGCAACTGAATGATGCTTCAATTGTTTTTGAGCCCGAAAGTTCTGCTGCTTTAGGTTTTGGTTTCCGTTGTGGTTTCTTAGGGATGCTACACATGGAAATTATCCAAGAACGTTTAGAGCGTGAGTTTGATATGACGGTAATTACCACGGTTCCCAACGTATCTTACAAAGCTTACACCACTAAAAGTGACGAGATTATCGTAAACAACCCTTCAGATTTACCAGATCCAAGTAAATTAGACAGAGTTGAAGAACCCTTCATTAAAGCAAATATCATTACCAAGGCTGAATTTGTTGGCCCTGTAATGTCGCTTTGTATCCAAAAAAGAGGTATCATCGTTAATCAATCTTATTTAACTTCTGATAGAGTTGAGCTCATTTTTGAAATGCCAATGGGCGAAATTGTATTTGATTTCTACGATAAGTTGAAAACCATTTCTAAAGGCTACGCCTCTTTTGATTATCATCAAACTGGCTATCGTAAATCTGATTTGGTACGTTTAGATATGTTGTTGAACGAAGAACCGGTAGATGCTTTATCATCATTAATTCATCGTAGCAATGCGTATGATTTCGGTAAGAAAATCTGCGAAAAACTGAGAGAACTAATCCCTCGTCAACAATTCGAAATTAAAATACAAGCTTCTATTGGCGCCAAAGTTATTGCCAGAGAAACTTTAAGCGCTTTACGTAAAGATGTAACTGCCAAATGTTATGGCGGCGATATTTCTCGTAAACGTAAATTATTAGAGAAACAGAAAAAAGGTAAAAAACGTATGCGCCAAGTGGGTAACGTAGAAATTCCACAGACGGCGTTTATGGCTGTTTTAAAATTAGATTAA
- a CDS encoding TIGR01212 family radical SAM protein (This family includes YhcC from E. coli K-12, an uncharacterized radical SAM protein.), whose amino-acid sequence MGTALDWGIKGYNNYGTYLREHYNGQRVFKVIVDGGFTCPNRDGSKGYGGCTYCNVNSFTPELSRKLPTINEQLVEGMQRARNSYRAEKFIVYFQPNTNTYAPTHYLKMMYDDALSVNKEDVVGFAVGTRPDCIDAEKVALLESYADRYDVDLEMGMESIYDETLEQINRGCSHGEFVEAVKLLENTKLNLCVHTIFGFPWETREMMHGYIHEINRFPQIKFVKFHHLHIVEGSIMGVKYKREPFKLFSLEEYTDLLCELIPLLRPDIVIQRLFGISDWDLLIAPNWGLKKSAIQSYIDKEIERRGVVQGSAYQKI is encoded by the coding sequence ATGGGAACAGCACTAGATTGGGGTATAAAAGGTTATAACAATTACGGAACTTATTTGCGTGAGCATTACAATGGCCAACGTGTATTTAAGGTAATTGTAGATGGTGGTTTTACCTGCCCAAATCGTGATGGTAGCAAAGGCTACGGTGGTTGTACTTATTGTAATGTGAACTCGTTTACACCAGAGCTTTCTAGAAAATTGCCCACCATTAATGAGCAATTAGTTGAAGGTATGCAACGTGCTCGAAACTCTTATCGAGCCGAAAAGTTTATCGTTTATTTTCAACCCAACACTAACACTTATGCGCCAACGCATTATTTAAAGATGATGTACGATGATGCGTTATCAGTAAATAAAGAAGATGTGGTTGGTTTTGCTGTGGGTACCCGTCCAGATTGTATTGATGCTGAGAAAGTGGCGCTGTTAGAAAGTTACGCAGATAGATACGATGTTGACTTAGAAATGGGGATGGAGTCGATTTACGATGAAACTCTAGAACAAATTAATCGTGGTTGTAGTCATGGAGAGTTTGTTGAAGCCGTAAAATTATTAGAAAACACCAAGCTTAATCTTTGTGTACATACTATTTTTGGCTTCCCTTGGGAAACTCGTGAAATGATGCACGGTTACATCCATGAGATTAACCGCTTCCCTCAAATCAAATTCGTTAAGTTTCATCATTTGCACATTGTAGAAGGCTCAATTATGGGCGTTAAATACAAGCGTGAACCTTTTAAATTATTTAGTTTAGAAGAGTATACCGATTTACTTTGTGAGCTAATTCCTTTGCTACGTCCAGATATTGTAATTCAGCGTTTGTTTGGTATTTCTGATTGGGATTTATTGATAGCGCCCAACTGGGGATTAAAAAAATCTGCAATCCAAAGCTATATTGATAAGGAAATTGAGCGTCGTGGTGTAGTGCAAGGTTCTGCCTACCAGAAAATATAG
- a CDS encoding cytochrome-c peroxidase, translated as MNKALLILAFLLGGLLFISFKSNDWGIGGDLTIDSLRKVYAKPSKYWPKPNVDKEVAFEELLALKSPTIDLNNDSIKKVVELGKLLFFDNRLSGSNQISCATCHSPELNWADGKEVSLGHEQLPNIRNAPSLENVWIYNNFFWDGRAKTLVEQAEGPIAAHNEMNQDLKLLAKKLSKIKGYQPYFKAAFGSSKVTNQRIFESLATFQQTIVSGETKFDQFLKGNQNVLNDQELLGLHLFRTKARCMNCHNGAYFTDKQFHNIGLTEYGTKNEDLGLYNVTKKPEDVGKFKTPGLRNVMQTGPWFHQGSVKSMDSLMVLYNMGMPEHVIKPGQENDPLLPKNDKLVRGIMLTIRERKALIAFLEALSSPPIIVKVEQLPR; from the coding sequence ATGAATAAGGCATTACTAATTTTGGCTTTTCTTTTAGGTGGATTGTTGTTCATTTCTTTCAAATCAAATGATTGGGGAATAGGTGGCGATTTAACTATAGATTCGTTAAGAAAAGTATACGCTAAACCTAGTAAATATTGGCCAAAACCCAATGTAGATAAAGAGGTAGCATTTGAGGAATTATTAGCTTTAAAATCTCCTACTATAGATTTAAACAATGATTCTATTAAAAAGGTAGTTGAACTCGGCAAGCTCTTATTCTTCGATAATAGACTTTCTGGTTCTAACCAAATCTCCTGCGCTACTTGCCATTCTCCAGAGCTAAACTGGGCCGATGGAAAAGAGGTGTCTTTAGGACATGAGCAATTACCAAATATCCGCAATGCGCCATCCTTAGAAAACGTATGGATTTACAACAACTTTTTTTGGGATGGCAGAGCAAAAACCTTGGTTGAGCAAGCCGAAGGCCCAATTGCTGCGCATAACGAAATGAACCAAGATTTAAAGCTACTGGCTAAAAAACTCTCTAAAATTAAAGGTTACCAACCTTATTTTAAGGCTGCGTTTGGTTCGTCAAAAGTTACCAATCAACGTATTTTCGAGAGTCTGGCAACTTTTCAGCAAACTATTGTGAGCGGCGAAACGAAATTCGATCAGTTTTTAAAGGGCAATCAAAATGTTTTAAACGATCAAGAGCTTTTAGGTTTACACTTGTTTAGAACAAAAGCACGGTGTATGAATTGTCACAATGGTGCCTATTTTACTGATAAACAATTTCATAATATTGGCTTAACCGAATATGGTACTAAAAACGAAGACTTAGGCTTGTACAATGTAACCAAAAAGCCAGAAGATGTAGGTAAGTTTAAAACGCCAGGTTTGCGCAACGTAATGCAAACTGGGCCGTGGTTTCATCAAGGATCGGTAAAAAGTATGGATAGTTTGATGGTTTTGTATAACATGGGAATGCCAGAGCACGTGATTAAACCTGGGCAAGAAAATGACCCACTGCTTCCTAAAAACGATAAATTGGTAAGAGGAATTATGCTGACAATTAGAGAAAGAAAAGCCCTTATTGCTTTTTTAGAAGCTTTGTCGTCTCCACCAATTATAGTAAAAGTAGAGCAGTTACCTCGGTAG
- a CDS encoding MATE family efflux transporter, whose protein sequence is MIFQAFKQFTEGLGFTKQAMMISVWGNLINVILGIIFVKGMFGLTPMGVSGVGLSILIDRILMAIAMGAYVFNSKNFKVYLSQFKFFSFDLSRIKKIAKLGAPVAMQYSFEISAFSGAGILIGTIGKVEQAAHFTALSLAAFTYMLATGIANAATIKTGNNFGSKNFKGLRLSAIASYHIVIVFMSATALLFMLANNLLPYVYTSDTTVIGIAAQLLIIAGFFQLFDGTQVVGLGVLRGLGDVNMPTFITFLSYWVIGIPVGYLLCFKYGFGVNGIWYGLTFGLLTASILLFIRFQNRTKKLAAQKTELHQA, encoded by the coding sequence ATGATTTTTCAAGCCTTTAAGCAATTTACCGAAGGCTTGGGCTTTACCAAGCAAGCTATGATGATTTCTGTTTGGGGAAATTTAATCAACGTGATTTTGGGAATTATTTTTGTAAAAGGAATGTTTGGCCTTACGCCAATGGGGGTAAGCGGTGTAGGTTTAAGTATTTTGATAGATCGTATTTTAATGGCTATTGCGATGGGCGCTTATGTATTCAATTCAAAGAATTTCAAGGTATATCTTTCGCAGTTCAAGTTTTTTTCGTTTGATTTATCAAGGATTAAAAAAATAGCAAAATTAGGTGCGCCGGTAGCAATGCAGTATTCATTCGAGATTAGTGCGTTTAGCGGTGCTGGTATCTTAATTGGAACCATCGGTAAGGTTGAGCAAGCGGCGCATTTTACGGCATTATCGTTGGCGGCATTTACCTATATGTTGGCTACGGGCATTGCCAATGCGGCCACTATCAAAACTGGCAATAACTTTGGCAGCAAAAATTTCAAAGGTTTACGTTTATCGGCAATTGCCAGTTATCACATTGTCATTGTGTTTATGTCTGCTACTGCCCTACTTTTTATGCTCGCCAATAACTTGCTGCCCTATGTCTATACTAGTGATACAACCGTGATAGGCATTGCAGCTCAATTGCTAATCATAGCAGGTTTTTTTCAATTGTTTGATGGTACTCAGGTGGTTGGCTTAGGTGTTTTAAGAGGTTTAGGCGACGTAAATATGCCAACTTTCATCACTTTTCTATCGTATTGGGTAATTGGTATTCCGGTGGGATATTTACTTTGTTTTAAGTACGGATTTGGTGTAAATGGAATTTGGTATGGCTTAACCTTTGGTTTATTAACAGCTTCTATCCTACTCTTTATCAGGTTTCAAAATAGAACCAAAAAACTTGCTGCTCAAAAAACTGAACTTCATCAAGCTTAG
- a CDS encoding MATE family efflux transporter — translation MFTYSFAKYKSYYKDNLILALPIVLSQLGHTLVHMADGMIVGHFAGTVQLAAVSLVNSLFMLILVLGLGISYGLTPLIAQANGSKNKEECGRLLSNSILINFVASIVLYALVLLVYYKVIDHLGQSPDVVVHAKPYLQFMGFLYFH, via the coding sequence ATGTTCACTTATTCATTTGCCAAGTACAAATCGTACTATAAAGACAACCTTATTTTAGCTTTACCTATTGTGCTTTCGCAATTGGGCCACACGCTGGTTCACATGGCCGACGGGATGATTGTTGGACATTTTGCTGGTACCGTTCAATTGGCTGCTGTTTCGTTAGTTAATAGTTTATTCATGCTGATTTTGGTACTTGGCTTAGGTATTTCTTACGGCTTAACGCCGCTAATTGCACAAGCCAACGGAAGCAAAAATAAGGAAGAGTGTGGTCGCCTGCTTTCTAACAGTATCTTGATAAACTTTGTAGCAAGCATAGTGCTTTATGCTTTGGTATTATTGGTTTATTATAAGGTAATCGATCATTTGGGGCAATCTCCAGATGTAGTTGTACATGCCAAACCATATCTTCAATTCATGGGATTTCTATATTTCCATTGA
- a CDS encoding helix-turn-helix domain-containing protein, with protein sequence MNIKRVILDGENVNIDFKKTISNCEKIAKTLVAFANNKGGKLLIGVADDGTIKGVKAEDEEKYMIYKAAHQFCKPAIEPIFEEYIIDDKLVLVAEIPRSDTKPHYALDEQGKWWVYFRIQDKSVLASKILIEVLKKDGDNEGTLIAYSEQEKILLAYLGEHGRITLKEFSKLSRSAYKKAQKIIVNLILSGIILPHITEKEEYYVLAD encoded by the coding sequence ATGAACATTAAAAGAGTGATACTTGACGGCGAGAACGTAAATATTGATTTTAAGAAGACGATTAGCAATTGTGAAAAAATTGCTAAAACCTTGGTTGCATTTGCTAATAATAAAGGTGGTAAGCTTTTAATTGGCGTAGCCGATGATGGTACCATTAAAGGTGTAAAGGCCGAAGATGAAGAAAAATACATGATCTACAAAGCTGCGCACCAATTTTGTAAACCTGCCATAGAACCTATTTTTGAAGAATATATTATTGATGACAAACTAGTTTTGGTTGCCGAAATACCAAGAAGTGATACCAAGCCACACTATGCTTTAGATGAACAAGGCAAATGGTGGGTATATTTCAGAATACAGGACAAGAGTGTTTTAGCCAGTAAAATATTAATTGAGGTTTTAAAAAAGGATGGAGATAATGAAGGAACTTTAATTGCTTATTCGGAGCAGGAAAAGATTTTGCTAGCTTATCTTGGCGAACATGGTCGTATTACATTAAAAGAGTTTAGCAAACTTAGCAGAAGTGCTTATAAGAAAGCGCAAAAAATTATCGTAAACCTAATTTTATCTGGTATCATCTTACCTCATATTACCGAAAAAGAAGAATATTACGTTTTGGCAGATTAA
- a CDS encoding PaaI family thioesterase produces MIVSERTLKLALNLYPPLLFQRIWVKKFHDGFKGVDVKISNSVLNRNYNGSIFGGTIYAATDPFYAILFDQLMQRKGYKCRVWLKSASIQYLKPGLTALYFTLKITDEMIAEAEQALNEHGKFVKAYPMELYNKQGELCATVSNEVYLRLKFPGEKQRVAI; encoded by the coding sequence ATGATAGTTTCTGAGCGAACCCTAAAATTGGCATTGAATTTATATCCACCTTTATTATTTCAGCGCATTTGGGTAAAAAAATTCCATGATGGATTTAAAGGTGTGGATGTTAAAATCAGTAACAGTGTATTAAATAGAAATTATAACGGCTCTATTTTTGGAGGGACTATTTATGCCGCTACCGATCCTTTTTATGCCATTTTGTTTGATCAATTAATGCAACGCAAAGGCTATAAATGCCGTGTTTGGTTAAAAAGTGCCAGCATCCAATATTTAAAACCTGGACTTACTGCCCTGTATTTTACTTTGAAAATTACTGACGAAATGATTGCCGAAGCCGAACAAGCGCTTAACGAGCATGGTAAATTTGTAAAAGCCTATCCTATGGAATTGTACAATAAGCAGGGCGAACTTTGTGCAACGGTAAGTAATGAAGTGTATTTGAGGCTTAAGTTTCCGGGAGAAAAGCAACGCGTAGCTATTTAA
- the gyrA gene encoding DNA gyrase subunit A, with amino-acid sequence MAEDLENQENDKIIPINIDEQMRTAYIDYSMSVIVSRALPDVRDGLKPVHRRVLYGMQDLGVGAGKPYKKSARIVGEVLGKYHPHGDSSVYMTMVRMAQPWSLRYMMVDGQGNYGSIDGDSPAAMRYTEARFQKMAEEMLADINKDTVDFQNNFDDSLQEPTVLPAKVPNLLVNGSSGIAVGMATNMAPHNLTEVINATINYIDNREITIAELMKFIKAPDFPTGAIIYGYSGVQEAFETGRGRIVMRAKAEIENINDREVIIVTEIPYQVNKAMMIERTAELVGEKKIEGISNIKDESNKDGIRIVYEIKRDANANIVLNNLFKQTALQTSFSVNNIALVNGRPQLLNLKDLIHHFVEHRHDVVIRRTRFELAEAEKRAHILEGLLIALDHIEEVIKLIRASSTPDEARTGLMEKFGLSDIQARAILDMTLRRLTGLERDKIKEEYAELMKTIEWLKSVLADEGLRMKIIKDELTEIMDKYGDERRTTIIHSADDMSMEDFIEDEEVVITISHEGYIKRTPASEYRIQGRGGKGSKGSNSRNEDFIEHLLVATNHNYMLFFTEAGRCFWLRVYEIPEGTRQSKGRALQNIINIPKEEKVKAYIKVKNLKDQEYLENNFIIMCTKKGTIKKTSLEAYSRPRVNGINAININDGDQLLEASLTTGSSEIVMALRSGRAIRFNESTVRPMGRTATGVRGVTLGHDKDEVVGMIAVDSSDATILVVSEKGYGKRTDIEDYRVTNRGGKGVKTINITDKTGDLVAIKNVTDADDLMIINKSGIVIRIAVSELRVMGRATQGVRLISLKGNDEIASVARIDHEEEEEEEVEGQLGGEEAPNDETGNETTTEE; translated from the coding sequence ATGGCAGAAGATTTAGAAAATCAAGAGAACGATAAGATTATCCCCATTAATATTGATGAGCAGATGCGTACTGCTTACATCGATTATTCGATGTCGGTAATTGTGAGTAGGGCATTACCCGATGTGCGTGACGGTTTAAAACCAGTGCACCGCAGGGTACTTTATGGTATGCAAGACCTAGGTGTAGGCGCTGGTAAACCGTACAAAAAATCGGCACGTATTGTGGGTGAGGTTTTAGGTAAGTACCACCCACATGGAGATTCATCTGTATATATGACCATGGTACGTATGGCCCAACCTTGGAGCTTGCGTTACATGATGGTTGATGGACAGGGTAACTACGGTTCTATCGATGGTGACTCGCCAGCAGCGATGCGTTATACCGAGGCTCGTTTCCAAAAAATGGCCGAAGAAATGTTGGCCGATATCAATAAAGATACCGTAGACTTTCAAAATAACTTTGACGACTCGTTGCAAGAGCCAACGGTATTGCCAGCAAAAGTCCCTAATCTTTTGGTTAACGGTTCTTCTGGTATTGCGGTAGGTATGGCCACCAATATGGCGCCACACAACTTAACCGAGGTAATTAATGCAACTATCAATTACATCGACAATAGAGAAATTACTATTGCAGAGTTGATGAAGTTTATTAAAGCGCCAGATTTCCCTACAGGAGCCATTATCTATGGTTATTCTGGTGTTCAGGAAGCTTTCGAAACTGGTAGAGGCCGTATCGTAATGCGTGCCAAAGCCGAAATCGAAAATATCAACGATCGTGAAGTAATTATTGTTACCGAAATTCCTTATCAAGTTAACAAAGCCATGATGATTGAGCGTACAGCTGAATTAGTTGGCGAGAAAAAAATTGAAGGAATTTCGAACATTAAGGATGAGTCTAATAAAGATGGTATCCGTATTGTGTACGAAATTAAACGTGATGCAAATGCAAACATCGTTTTAAATAATTTATTTAAGCAAACAGCACTACAAACCTCATTTAGTGTAAATAACATTGCTTTGGTAAACGGTCGTCCGCAGTTGTTGAACCTTAAAGATCTAATCCATCACTTTGTTGAGCATAGACATGATGTAGTGATCCGTCGTACTCGTTTCGAATTGGCAGAGGCCGAAAAACGTGCCCATATTTTAGAAGGTTTATTAATTGCTTTAGATCATATCGAAGAAGTAATTAAGTTGATTCGTGCATCTAGTACTCCAGACGAGGCTAGAACCGGATTGATGGAAAAATTCGGTTTGTCCGACATCCAGGCTCGTGCTATTTTAGATATGACCCTACGTAGGTTAACAGGCCTAGAGCGTGATAAAATTAAAGAAGAGTACGCTGAATTAATGAAAACCATCGAATGGCTGAAATCTGTATTAGCAGATGAAGGTCTTCGTATGAAAATCATTAAAGATGAGCTTACCGAAATTATGGATAAGTATGGTGATGAACGTAGAACTACCATTATCCACTCAGCAGACGATATGAGTATGGAAGACTTCATCGAAGACGAGGAAGTTGTAATTACCATTTCTCACGAAGGTTATATTAAACGTACACCAGCATCAGAATATCGTATACAAGGCAGAGGTGGCAAAGGTTCTAAAGGTAGCAATTCTAGAAATGAAGACTTTATAGAACACTTATTAGTGGCTACCAACCACAATTACATGTTATTTTTTACCGAAGCTGGTAGATGTTTCTGGTTAAGGGTATACGAAATTCCGGAAGGTACACGCCAAAGTAAAGGGCGTGCTTTACAGAACATCATCAATATCCCGAAAGAAGAAAAAGTTAAAGCCTATATCAAGGTTAAAAACTTAAAAGACCAAGAATATTTAGAGAACAATTTCATCATCATGTGTACTAAAAAAGGTACCATTAAGAAAACTTCTCTAGAGGCTTATTCTCGTCCTCGTGTAAATGGTATCAATGCAATTAACATCAACGATGGCGATCAATTATTAGAAGCTAGTTTAACCACTGGAAGTAGCGAAATTGTAATGGCATTGCGTTCTGGCAGGGCAATTCGTTTCAACGAAAGTACAGTTAGACCAATGGGTAGAACTGCGACCGGTGTGCGTGGTGTTACTTTAGGTCATGATAAAGACGAAGTTGTTGGCATGATTGCTGTGGATAGTAGCGATGCAACGATTTTAGTAGTTTCTGAAAAAGGTTATGGTAAACGTACCGATATTGAAGACTACCGTGTAACCAACCGTGGTGGAAAAGGTGTTAAAACCATTAACATTACAGATAAAACTGGAGATTTAGTTGCCATTAAAAACGTAACCGATGCAGACGATTTAATGATCATCAATAAATCTGGCATTGTAATTAGAATTGCAGTAAGCGAGTTGAGGGTAATGGGAAGAGCTACGCAAGGAGTAAGGTTGATTAGCTTAAAAGGTAATGACGAAATTGCTTCTGTTGCCAGAATTGACCACGAAGAAGAAGAGGAGGAGGAAGTAGAAGGGCAGTTAGGAGGAGAAGAAGCTCCAAACGATGAGACAGGTAATGAAACTACTACAGAAGAATAA
- a CDS encoding tetratricopeptide repeat protein, whose amino-acid sequence MKKLILSVGILSLSVAAYAQKSEVAEAKKSWDLFQAMNQAQNLKKNLENLNKGLGHTDLAIAHEKTKNTVEPWALRASLASAVALLDTLNEANATAKQKIAEEAIVKATELDKKGEQKDNIANAKINIANSIQSRAIRAYNKKDFATAFKIFTEITEKNPADTSMYLNAGVAAKQAGNYAGAVKNFKKVASFNVPEAKNLLLEAVNIELVNLKDTTAAMASIDQALTKFPDDPDFVGTQTDIYIVRGEIEKSQASLNKLIAKDPSKAIYHFLLGETYYKQALAVQAERQKIDSKKVKEYNAVTAKMTALIDKALPYYKKAQELDPKAVHTLEALKQVYGFKNDTKNYEETKKLLDAIQKNNN is encoded by the coding sequence ATGAAAAAGTTAATTTTAAGCGTAGGTATCTTGAGTTTATCAGTAGCTGCTTACGCCCAAAAATCAGAAGTTGCAGAAGCTAAAAAATCTTGGGATTTGTTTCAGGCAATGAACCAAGCACAAAATCTTAAAAAAAACCTTGAAAACTTAAACAAAGGTTTAGGTCATACAGATTTGGCTATTGCTCACGAGAAAACGAAAAACACAGTAGAGCCTTGGGCTTTAAGAGCATCACTAGCTTCTGCCGTGGCTTTGCTAGATACCCTAAATGAAGCAAATGCTACAGCTAAGCAAAAAATTGCAGAAGAAGCAATTGTAAAGGCAACAGAGTTAGATAAAAAAGGCGAGCAAAAAGACAACATTGCAAATGCTAAAATTAACATTGCAAATTCCATCCAGTCTAGAGCTATTAGAGCATATAACAAAAAAGATTTTGCCACAGCTTTTAAAATTTTCACTGAAATTACAGAGAAAAACCCTGCGGATACATCGATGTATCTAAATGCTGGTGTGGCTGCAAAACAAGCTGGAAATTACGCTGGTGCTGTTAAAAACTTCAAAAAAGTAGCTAGTTTTAATGTGCCAGAAGCGAAAAACCTATTATTAGAAGCAGTGAATATCGAATTGGTAAACTTAAAAGATACCACAGCAGCAATGGCATCTATTGACCAGGCCTTAACTAAATTCCCAGATGATCCTGATTTTGTGGGTACCCAAACTGATATCTACATTGTTAGAGGAGAAATTGAAAAATCTCAAGCATCATTAAATAAGCTTATTGCAAAAGATCCAAGTAAAGCTATTTATCATTTCCTATTAGGCGAAACCTATTACAAGCAAGCACTTGCGGTACAGGCAGAAAGACAAAAAATAGATAGCAAAAAAGTTAAAGAGTATAATGCAGTAACCGCTAAAATGACTGCTTTAATTGATAAAGCTTTGCCTTACTACAAAAAAGCACAAGAATTAGATCCTAAAGCGGTGCACACCTTAGAAGCTTTAAAGCAAGTTTATGGTTTTAAGAACGATACCAAAAACTATGAAGAAACTAAAAAGCTTTTAGATGCAATTCAAAAAAATAATAATTGA